In Phragmites australis chromosome 18, lpPhrAust1.1, whole genome shotgun sequence, the genomic window ATTTTgcgtcctttttcttttctattcctTTTCTCCTTCCCCGAACCGTGTGAATGCGTCGCTCACAGTTGATTCAATGGATGGTTCGCAGATCCTGATGTACCAGCTCTGCAAGGGCGTGGCCTTCGTCCACGGCCGCGGCGTGCTGCACCGTGACCTCAAGCCGCACAACCTGCTCATGGACCGCAAGACCATGGCGCTCAAGATCGCCGACCTCGGGCTCAGTCGCTCCTTCACCGTCCCTCTCAAGAAGTACACCCACGAGGTCCGTTTCCCTATTTGCATCAACCGCACGAGTGATTTCGATTGGTTCCTGCTCCCGGATCTGTTTTCTTAACAACGGGCTCTGAATTGCTGTGCAGATCCTGACGCTGTGGTACAGGGCTCCCGAGGTCCTTCTTGGCGCCACGCACTACTCCACGCCGGTTGACATGTGGTCCGTGGGCTGCATATTTGGTAAGAACGCCATGAACTAAAAAATTCCTTGGCAATGTACACTGCTTCAGAATTCCCACCGTAACGTGCATATGCTAAACTCGTTGTGAATGGCAGCTGAGTTGGTCACAAACCAACCGCTTTTCGCTGGGGACTCAGAGGTGCAGCAGCTCCTGCACATTTTCAAGTAATATCCCCAGCGCCTTACCAATGGTTCCTTGTTCGCCTGCTGAGATTCTTAGTTGTTAGTATCTGATACTGACCCATGATCcatcttgttcttgttgtgTCAGGTTGCTGGGCACCCCAAATGAGAAGGTGTGGCCGGGAGTAAGCAAGCTGCCGAACTGGCACGAGTACCCCCAGTGGAACCCCTCAAAGCTGCCCCCTTTTGTTCCTGGTCTCGACGCCGATGGCATTGATCTGCTTGAGGTCAGTAGTAGATTATGGAATGACCGAAAATCTATGCATTGTGATGTTCTTGCTATTGATTACTGAATTTAGGTATATGCTCAAATGTAGCCTATAAGATGAATTTGTAAGCGTGACTGAAAATAAAATGTGCCACTTTTGTGGTTCCTGCAGAAAATGCTGCAGTACGAGCCGGCGAAGCGGATCTCTGCGAAGAAGGCCTTGGAGCACCCGTACTTCAGTGATGTGAACAAGGAGCTGTACTGAAGCGATTCAGCTAGCAGGAGTCCATCGAGAGCCTTCACGACTTAGAATGAAGGCAAGTAGCTTATAATCTTAGCTCCTTTGCGTGTGTAGCTCGATTGCCCTGAAGCAGTGCTTTTGCTTCGAGGGCACCCATCTCTGTTTCTCTAGCTGCTCTCTCGTGTGCTTTTCACTTTGGTTGTGATGGATAACGAATGATTAGGAAGAATCTCTGCGTAACTGAACTCGTCTGAAAAATGTTCGTGCAGTATCCAACTATCCATCGTTGCAGCTCGCCGGCGATGGGCGTCAAGGGAATGATTAGAAAGGCTTCCGGTCCCCTCCCACAAGATCGTTCCTTTTCCCagtctttttcatattttctaaTTCCTTGATGGTTCCAACAAAAACGTACCACTCATAAAATCTACACCTGGCGGCACATACACAAATATAGCCGTGATCGACACCGAGAATGCCCTAATCTATCAGCCATTCCATTTAGCCGTGATCGACACTCGTCGGTTGTCAGAGAAGCTGCTACACTGGTACCGTGTGTGCCGTCGGGGCGCGTCTCCTGCCGGAAGGCCCGTGACCACCGCGGGGAGCGGGTAAAAATGACAGGAGCAGGCGAGCCTTGTTGTGCCATCATAGCCAGAGCACGCGTCCTGTACGCTCCACGCCTCACCTGTGCTGCTGCCCGGGGTCGTCCTGCTTGATCCTTAGCTCACGCCTAGTAGTTTATGTTAACAAAAACTCAAATAAATGGGAAGAAGCTAGAAGTCTACGGGACACAAGATCTGTCAGTATGACATGTCGCATGGCACTTTGTCGAcatattttttacaatttttcaataaaataatattatttaaaaaagctCGTAGTCACATAACTCACTGAATTCGGTACCAACTAACACGCATGGATCAGCTCTGGTCGCATGGGATCATACCGCGATGGCGCGATGCATGCCGAATTGCCGACTGCATATTTGTGTGGACCTTGGTGTTGTTCGGCGTCTGACGTTATGTGGCGCCGTGTCGAACGTACGTCTGCGCAAGTGATCCCAGAAGTTGGCAGCGCGACACCAAATCATGCGTTCGTAATTAATTCACACCCCAGCCGCACAGCACGTAACAGTGCTGCCGTGCTGCTGCCTCAGTGCCCAGCTGCCGAGCGCCAGcaccctgctgctgctgcttgcctGCCAGCCGCCGAACGCCCTGCTGCATAGCTGCTGGTGATCCTGGTCGAGTGGCCCATCGCTTCAGAAGCCACAGCAGCACCACGGTGGCGCTCGAAATCCGGAGGGGGCGTGCGGGAATTGGTCGGAGTGGTGGCGTGCAATCTCCTTCCTCGCTTCCCTAGACTCGGGGCTCATGTATTTGGGCGATGGGCATCGGTTGCGGTGGCCGGAGCTGGGGAAGACATGGTCTGGCGGCGGGTTCGTGTGCACGCTGACCGGGAAACCGACGGAAACCGTAGGGAAAACCTCGTGCAAGCTACCCCGTGGTTCCTAAGCCCTTGGCCCGGTCGGATCTATGCTTGGCTGGTCGGGGTTGGACACAGACGCGGCGGCCCTGGCATCGTGGCGCTGCGTGTGGTGTGATTTGCTTCGGCTGGGTGCCTGGGTGTGCTCCGTGGCGTGGAGTCGAGCAGAGAGACTGAGAGAGCCAGAGAGAAGTTTAACCTGCGCCCGAGTAGACCTGAGGCCAATTAATGAAAAAACAGTCTAGTCTATAGAAAATTGAAGAGGGTACTCGGATTTTTTTTTAGCCATAACTGGGGCCGCGGCCCTGCCTAGGCCCAAAATCCATCCCTGTGTAACATGCACTCATGAACCAAACGTGATCAAAGGTGTTAGTGTGCGATCGAGTCCGTCCGCGTTTGAGCCTTAAGGCCGGTGTGGATATTCACTAAGGATTTACTCCCTAAATGCTTTTGAATTGGCCCCGAGCTAAGCATAGGATACTCATATGTGTGCACGTTAAGCGGTACTACGTTTTTCGTTAAGCGGTACTACGTTTTTCCACGCATCGAAGATCTTGAGTTTTCCGATCTCATCTTACTGTGTGTATACGTATGGTGTAAATGTAATATGCATAAGTAGTATACGTCCTCTTATACCCTCTAAAAAAAACCAAACGGTTCGTGCGTCCCTGCCTGGTGAATGGCCGGCATTCGTCGGagcatgcgtgcgtgcgtgtgcGTACGAAATGTCACCCCGCTGAAAGAGGTTGATAAGCTGCGCCCTGACAAGCGGCGAATCAACGAGGATAGCGATACGGTCTCAGCATCCAGCAAACGCAATAAGTGTGCACCGTTATGCATCAGATTTAGAAATAATGATTAAAAGAGCAAAATAGAAagtctttcctttttcttatttcttttaccTGCTAGTTTGATTTCTTGACTACTCCATTGAGTAACACTCCTTAATGCCATATACTGGACACAGATTTAAAccatcatatatatttatacaatgtctactaaaaataaaaaaatagagagcttaAAAGATTATTAACTTATGTTGCTTGCGAGGACGCAGGGATGGATCGAGCGAGTAGGTTTGGCCAATACACGTAGATACAAACTAGGGCTCAACCGACAAGTATATGGCACGGTATCCGGGGTACGATCGAgtaagggtatgtttggttgccCGAATGTCCTCAGCCTGTTTCGTACGAGTcatgcaggctgagttgagtCAAGCTGAGTTGATGCatgagggtctgtttggttggctgcataTGCTGAGTTTGGCTGAGaaaagattgtgtttggttgcccgcatgagtatacgttgtattacaaagaaactcacttttttaccaaataacttagggttggaaatatttttataaattaatacatcacaggataagaatattagtcaatttttaatgatttttgaagaattttaattaaatattaacttagattttttggattaaattaattaaaataggttgctaatAAGCTCTAATTTACTCacgaaaatgtttagaatttttggacctctaaataaaatcaaaagttaaataaaaaaaatcgtaCGCACAGTATTTTTGCATCTCCCCAGCCAGGCCCGACAGAAACGGCCGATTCCGACGTTTTCCCGAGCCTGGCTAAGCGGATGCAGCTGCACGAGCGGGTGCAGTCAGGAACACCAACCAAACACGCGCATTCTGCTCCGCTCTATATCCACTGGTGCATGCACGCGCTCAGCAGGgcatccaaacacgccctaaGACGTCGGTCTCAGTGTAGCGCATGCGGATCCTTTCAGTCGGGTGTCAGTTACAGTGTATTTCAGTACGCTGGCTGCTTTCCACTGGGCACTGGACGGTGTACTAGTGAAAGAGCACGGCAAGCCCGTCGGCCGTCGCTAGAAAAAGGTCTCGCTAAAAACATGCGAAAAAAAGTGCGTAGCAAATTTGATCGTCTGCTTTTTAAAAAAGAGatttatagatatttaaaattttatattgttagaattattatgaaacaaaatttattaatattgtatattttcaaatatctataaatcttttaaaaaatagacaGTCAAATTTGCTACAGTAAATTGTGATAAGTAAAAGAATACGGAAGTAGTGTCGTAGATTCGTACACATCGGACCCATGCTTTAGGCTGATTCCTTGCTGGAGCGAGGAAGGCAGGACACGAAATAAACATGAGCCGTTGTATGAAGTCGATGGGAGGGATCAGacatagggatggcaatggggcTAATTTCTACGGGGAATACTTTTCATTCCCATCCCTATTTAGCTATTGGGAAGATTTTTTTCATCCTTATTCCCGCGGTGAATTTTACGAGGATTGAGTtcttaatataaaattaaatgatatttgattatttttatatattaataatatgtacattatataaataagtaatttattgatgcatACAAGGACAATTAAtacaagattgattaaatattataggttagataaaaaagaagagtaatttattatttactctacgtaatataatatttatacatatatatatatatatatatatatatatatatatatatatatatatatatatatatatatatatatatatatatatatgtaatatcGGATATAACGGGGAGCGTCTTTTTATCCTCGTCTCCATATAAGTTTGCGGGAACAAAATCTCCCTATCCCATTCTCTAATAGAAAAATTCCGCACAAGAAATCGAAATCGAGTCCCTATTAACATCCCTTATCAGACCGTTAATGCGCGGACGTACGTAGGGAAGAAAAGAATGGTTTTGATAAGGGAGTGATGGAACAGTACCTGAAATTTCCTCCTCCCATCAGGCAGATTTGGTGCGTCCTTCAAGGCCGTCCCGGCAGCACAAAATTGAGATGGACATCAGGACATGGACAGCACGTGTAATGCCAGCACGTCATGCGTGCGTCCTGCCCGATCACGAACGGTGCAAAGTGTAACGACCCAGAGAGTCCGGTGCTTCCGTAGCAGCAGACTAGTATGGGCGTTGCTATttaacaagttttttttttttacgacgGTTATGAGTAGTTGGATAGACATAACGGTTTATAGCTTTTTTTTCAACCTCTCGCTAACCATTTCTATCTAATTTCATCCTGTTTGTATTCTTTCTTTGATTGACGTCACCTTGCTCCTTCGCCTCTTACCATGGTTCTACCGTTGGATTCGCAACCGTCATACCTCCCTCgctaataattattttttcgtTTCCTTACCCCGACACTAACCCACCAGAGATCCTTCACCTCCCGTAACCGCTAGTATCCTCACCGTCTTGACGAACCACCCTATGCCTGTCTCCTTCGCTAGGCTAATCTTTCCTAACAGTTTTTTTAAACCCGGCAACAAAGAAAAACCCTAACCTCCACTAACAGCAATCTAGAGTTCATACATCATCTAAAAACTTTTAAGTTTTCATGTGGCTGAACTTTA contains:
- the LOC133899086 gene encoding cyclin-dependent kinase B2-1 — its product is MATVQHQQEPAAAAAPTTTTGGGMRAMDLYEKLEKVGEGTYGKVYKAQEKATGRIVALKKTRLPEDDEGVPPTALREVSLLRMLSQDPHVVRLLDLKQGVNKEGQTILYLVFEYMDTDLKKFIRSHRNNHEKIPAPTVKILMYQLCKGVAFVHGRGVLHRDLKPHNLLMDRKTMALKIADLGLSRSFTVPLKKYTHEILTLWYRAPEVLLGATHYSTPVDMWSVGCIFAELVTNQPLFAGDSEVQQLLHIFKLLGTPNEKVWPGVSKLPNWHEYPQWNPSKLPPFVPGLDADGIDLLEKMLQYEPAKRISAKKALEHPYFSDVNKELY